From a single Arachis hypogaea cultivar Tifrunner chromosome 3, arahy.Tifrunner.gnm2.J5K5, whole genome shotgun sequence genomic region:
- the LOC112790475 gene encoding uncharacterized protein, producing MDKGLANEETVNLRNGVELATSVSDKHVNLLRPSVPSYPIFRAQAPDDTEQEKGKYYLIRDPEDLQIGLYDKPLPCFGCGIGWFSFFF from the exons ATGGATAAAG GTCTTGCTAATGAAGAGACTGTTAACTTGCGAAACGGAGTCGAATTGGCCACATCAGTCTCTGATAAACATGTTAATCTTTTGAGGCCAAGTGTACCAAGTTATCCAATTTTTAGAG CTCAAGCGCCAGATGACACAGAGCAAGAAAAGGGAAAATATTATTTGATTAGAGATCCAGAGGACTTGCAAATTGGACTTTATGACAAACCCCTTCCATGTTTTGGCTGCGGAATTGGATGGTTCTC ATTCTTTTTTTGA